A genome region from Lucilia cuprina isolate Lc7/37 chromosome 3, ASM2204524v1, whole genome shotgun sequence includes the following:
- the LOC111688477 gene encoding uncharacterized protein LOC111688477, which produces MKALLKKFIKIVFYLNLITLSLSCNLNYRDGHWTNEWRLLLVQEGRNEYKLLRDHNVAANSDVIMLCNGNPRQITVHCDAQNRFNGNVPLRNNCPENLSIRPERIQVPAHNAPHCPYILYRIGFNIEINHHRQFLETYQVCFDHRHLRTVFTINKAYPVAGIRPQVLKFRPDDFFYGDSFHAFDHKVTVKRFNKLLGSTQDKMIEGNLDHIIDRGHLTPSADFTLTNYKRSTFYMINVMPQFKTIDNGNWRVIEEWARDYTRTPTDICTGVLDCDLDSIRPGDLNCVVKLQDIRGRWVPMFLYDKRKIPIPLWIYKIVKTRQQSFVFLTLNNIHHQGQVQPPLGKCQVINCPFTLTNTVKLGWTFCCDYNTFINKNVPHLRSVC; this is translated from the exons ATGAAGGCTctactaaagaaatttattaaaattgtattttatttgaatttaataacattatCGCTATcatgtaatttaaattatcGTGATGGACATTGGACAAACGAATGGCGTTTGCTATTGGTGCAAGAAGGTCGTAATGAATATAAACTGTTAAGAGATCATAATGTGGCGGCAAATAGTGACGTAATTATGCTGTGTAATGGGAATCCCAGACAAATAACAGTACATTGTGATGCTCAAAACAGATTTAATGGAAATGTGCCTTTGAGAAATAATTGTCCTGAAAATCTTAGTATTAGACCAGAAAGAATTCAAGTACCAGCACATAATGCTCCCCATTGTCCgtatatattatatagaatAGGTTTTAATATAGAAATCAATCATCACAGACAATTTCTGGAAACTTATCAAGTGTGTTTCGATCATAGACATCTGCGGACTGTATTTACTATTAATAAAGCATATCCAGTGG CTGGAATTCGTCCACAAGTTTTAAAATTCCGCCCTGATGATTTTTTCTATGGTGACAGCTTTCATGCGTTCGACCATAAAGTAACTGTTAAAAGATTCAACAAACTATTGGGTTCCACACAAGACAAAATGATTGAAGGCAATCTTGATCACATTATTGATCGTGGCCATTTAACACCTAGTGCAGATTTTACATTAACAAATTACAAACGTTCCACATTTTACATGATCAATGTCATGCCCCAATTTAAAACCATAGACAACGGAAATTGGAGAGTTATAGAAGAATGGGCCCGAGATTATACTCGTACTCCAACAGATATTTGCACAGGTGTTTTAGATTGTGACTTGGATAGCATTCGACCTGGAGATTTAAATTGTGTTGTCAAGCTACAAGACATTAGAGGACGTTGGGTGCCAATGTTTTTGTATGATAAACGCAAAATACCAATACCATTATGGatttataaaatagtaaaaactaGACAACAATCATTTGTTTTCttaactttaaataatattcatcaTCAAGGCCAAGTTCAACCACCACTAGGTAAATGTCAGGTAATCAATTGTCCATTTACATTAACAAATACCGTTAAATTAGGTTGGACATTCTGCTGCGATTATAATacgtttattaataaaaatgtaccaCATTTAAGAtcagtttgttaa